Proteins found in one Planctomycetes bacterium MalM25 genomic segment:
- the ygaP gene encoding Inner membrane protein YgaP, translated as MYATISPQQLSESLEAPGARLIDVRTPAEFREMHVSAAENFPLDRLRPEDFASHNGPLLVICQKGGRGAKACEKLEAAGVTGLHNVAGGTLACEVAGLPIKRGRKAISLERQVRIAAGSLVVLGTALGYTVHPGWLGLAGFVGAGLFFAGVTDTCGMGMLLAKAPWNQSTS; from the coding sequence ATGTACGCCACGATCTCGCCACAACAACTCTCCGAGTCTCTTGAGGCGCCTGGTGCTAGATTGATCGATGTGCGCACCCCCGCGGAGTTCCGCGAGATGCACGTGAGCGCCGCGGAGAATTTTCCGCTCGATCGCCTCCGTCCTGAGGATTTCGCCAGCCACAACGGCCCTCTGCTGGTGATCTGCCAGAAGGGGGGACGCGGGGCGAAGGCGTGCGAGAAGCTCGAGGCGGCCGGCGTCACCGGCCTGCACAACGTCGCGGGCGGAACGCTCGCATGCGAGGTGGCCGGGTTGCCGATCAAGCGCGGCAGGAAGGCGATCTCACTCGAACGCCAGGTCCGCATCGCCGCCGGCTCGCTGGTCGTGCTCGGCACGGCGCTCGGCTACACGGTTCACCCGGGCTGGCTTGGCCTGGCGGGGTTCGTCGGGGCGGGGCTCTTCTTCGCGGGGGTGACCGACACGTGCGGCATGGGGATGCTGCTCGCGAAGGCCCCTTGGAATCAATCGACGAGCTGA
- a CDS encoding Cytidylyltransferase, whose translation MMRDDLISDLHASGLRGVLAITGGGSGAIPRLLTTPGASATVLEAIVPYSEASLADWLGRTPERACDPAAARALAMRSYERAAALDPEGDPRRRFGLGGTASLASTRPKRGEHRAHLVVQTAETTLQVSLRFEKGRRSRAEEEEAIAHAAIAALADAAGVHELDLSRTPSGIEANVERARATREETELLLGERTRITLNDAPETGEVCLLPGSFNPPHAGHRRIAAVAAERTGRPVVHELSITNVDKSPLDFLTQHERVAALEGKRVWLTRTPTFAEKAELAPGAVFAVGADTLERLAAPRYYADESEREASYRRFAELGCCFLVFGREEGGRFVGLKSLTLPATLRSLCDGVSEAEFRVDASSTELRDQLVD comes from the coding sequence ATGATGCGTGACGACCTCATTTCGGACCTCCACGCCAGCGGCCTCCGTGGCGTGCTCGCGATCACCGGCGGCGGCAGCGGCGCGATCCCCCGCCTGCTGACGACGCCCGGCGCCTCGGCGACGGTGCTCGAAGCGATCGTCCCCTACAGCGAGGCCTCCCTCGCCGACTGGCTCGGCCGCACGCCCGAGCGGGCCTGCGACCCGGCGGCCGCCCGCGCCCTCGCGATGCGCAGCTACGAACGGGCGGCGGCGCTCGATCCGGAAGGCGACCCGCGGCGGCGGTTCGGGCTCGGGGGCACGGCGAGCCTCGCCAGCACCCGACCCAAACGGGGCGAGCACCGCGCGCACCTCGTGGTGCAAACAGCGGAGACGACGCTCCAGGTTTCGCTCCGGTTCGAGAAGGGGCGCCGATCTCGTGCCGAAGAGGAGGAGGCGATCGCTCACGCGGCCATCGCCGCGCTGGCCGACGCCGCGGGCGTCCACGAGCTCGACCTCTCTAGAACGCCAAGCGGCATCGAAGCCAACGTGGAACGGGCCCGGGCCACGCGGGAAGAGACCGAGTTGCTTCTCGGCGAGCGGACGCGGATCACGCTGAACGACGCGCCGGAAACCGGAGAGGTCTGCCTGCTGCCGGGCTCTTTCAATCCGCCGCACGCCGGGCATCGGCGGATCGCCGCGGTCGCCGCTGAGAGAACCGGACGCCCGGTCGTCCACGAGCTGTCGATCACGAACGTCGATAAGAGCCCGCTCGATTTCCTCACCCAGCATGAACGGGTCGCCGCCCTCGAAGGCAAACGCGTCTGGCTGACCCGCACGCCAACCTTCGCCGAGAAGGCCGAGTTGGCTCCCGGCGCAGTGTTCGCGGTCGGGGCCGACACGCTCGAGCGCCTCGCCGCCCCGCGTTACTACGCCGACGAGTCAGAGCGCGAGGCAAGCTACCGCCGGTTCGCGGAGCTGGGCTGTTGCTTCCTCGTCTTTGGACGCGAAGAGGGGGGCCGATTCGTTGGGCTGAAAAGCCTGACGCTCCCCGCCACGCTCCGTTCGCTGTGCGACGGCGTGAGCGAAGCGGAGTTCCGGGTCGACGCCTCGTCGACCGAACTGCGTGATCAGCTCGTCGATTGA
- a CDS encoding Phosphate-selective porin O and P, translating into MSSRLSLTICLALTLAPLCWSETPQRLPPIDAGADSDAVIPVVYEPLVGCVYEGERSPCQPRYEVGALFDKGLFIRGTDPQRDPYSLYIGARLQLRHTGFTRDAESWTDSAGVTRTIRNRNQFEAERLRLNLSGTAIDPDLSYYLIFDGDSDGGSNVDQLAYLVTYAFDDALKLRLGRWKAASDREWLMSSRFLSLVDRSMATEYFRAGFTDGVWVLGDLGDGWHYETSLTNGLRTSTRPSFSLDDNLAAAATVYVDPLGPYGSGFADYACHETPVLRIGGSFAFDKSDDRSDAGFPLGDDGFLRLSDGTRLSEVGALGPGVQLLGDRLLKGGIDVAMKYRGWSVSAEWFVRSIQDLTADGPITVSQIDDHGYRCDVGVFLIPKRLDAWTRVSHVSGSAGDAYEYAAGFNYYWGSGQHEGELDDRVNKFSFDVTSLDGSPVTSGPADLIAGDDGVLFRTQVQVGF; encoded by the coding sequence ATGTCATCCCGACTCAGCCTGACAATCTGCCTTGCGCTCACGCTGGCGCCGCTTTGCTGGTCCGAAACTCCACAACGTCTGCCCCCCATCGACGCCGGCGCCGACAGCGACGCTGTCATTCCGGTCGTGTACGAGCCGCTTGTCGGGTGCGTCTACGAAGGAGAGCGTTCACCGTGCCAACCACGCTATGAGGTCGGGGCCCTCTTCGATAAAGGGCTATTCATCCGCGGAACGGATCCGCAGAGAGACCCGTACTCGCTCTACATCGGGGCCCGGCTCCAGCTCCGACACACCGGGTTCACCCGCGACGCGGAGAGCTGGACCGACTCGGCAGGCGTGACGCGGACGATCCGCAACCGGAACCAGTTCGAGGCCGAGCGCCTACGCCTCAACCTCTCCGGCACGGCGATCGACCCCGATCTCTCCTACTACCTCATCTTTGACGGCGATTCCGACGGCGGTTCGAACGTCGACCAGCTCGCCTACCTTGTCACCTACGCCTTCGACGACGCGCTAAAGCTGCGGTTGGGCCGGTGGAAGGCGGCGAGCGACCGCGAGTGGCTGATGTCGTCGCGGTTTCTGTCGCTGGTTGATCGCTCGATGGCGACCGAGTACTTCCGCGCCGGCTTCACCGACGGCGTTTGGGTGCTCGGCGACCTGGGCGACGGCTGGCACTACGAGACCTCGCTGACGAACGGCCTGCGGACCAGCACGCGTCCCTCGTTCAGTCTCGACGACAACCTCGCGGCCGCGGCGACGGTGTACGTCGACCCGCTGGGCCCCTACGGGAGCGGCTTCGCCGACTACGCCTGCCACGAGACGCCCGTCCTGAGGATCGGCGGCAGCTTCGCCTTCGACAAATCGGACGACCGCAGCGACGCGGGCTTCCCACTCGGCGACGACGGGTTCTTGCGGCTGTCGGACGGCACGCGGCTGTCCGAGGTCGGCGCGCTCGGCCCCGGTGTCCAGCTGCTTGGCGACCGTCTGCTGAAGGGCGGGATCGACGTCGCGATGAAGTACCGCGGTTGGAGCGTGAGCGCCGAGTGGTTCGTCCGCTCGATCCAGGACCTGACCGCCGACGGACCGATCACCGTCTCGCAGATCGACGACCACGGCTACCGCTGCGATGTGGGGGTCTTCCTGATCCCTAAACGGCTCGACGCTTGGACGCGTGTGTCGCACGTCTCCGGGTCGGCGGGGGACGCCTACGAGTACGCGGCCGGCTTTAACTACTACTGGGGTTCGGGCCAACACGAGGGCGAGCTCGATGACCGCGTCAACAAGTTCTCGTTCGACGTGACGTCGCTCGACGGGTCGCCCGTCACGAGCGGCCCAGCCGACCTGATCGCCGGCGACGACGGCGTCCTGTTCCGCACGCAGGTCCAGGTCGGTTTCTGA
- the sigW_3 gene encoding ECF RNA polymerase sigma factor SigW, with protein MATDGELLMRFRRHGDQEAFAQVVERHRAMIWSVCTRVLVRQADAEDAYQATLLILAKKAGSIRANDSAGGWLFRVAHNAALGALRRRKALRETSLDQASHEPEAAFPDLEQKQLVVSLLEELRAMPTKYQTALVLRYLEGHSRREIAAAMDTTVATVAGHLVRGRRMLRSRLARRGVSLGLVLGALGGASVGHAGTIHSAPPAFGPALLSSGASATVSSLVNQGVRTMFYTSVLKPAALGAATTVAAAALLLAPPAGGADDRAEATLALGAALEEGGAQENDDGAAVRLSSQPAKSDASRATADRPEVTGKVTATFEAVDSEGMRKAFASQRARYAKLAAEDAFQDYESASFEELYWQHQHWVYRQDMLVDRMKALDRKSRELAKGVSQGSVPRSAYEANQTLVLENRAEIPLAKAKIAEHERLLKQAALREVAGQEKAADNQAASAGRGRGRRPDARDDTPVEIFTSDGFDARRDPRERANPYTNPTTQPYGAGNRTPASFAAPTTAPRQSASPSGEIQPGETLKIEAIDTLSGSGFFDHFDGSRRSGVSFSRDFQVDGSGEVALGARLGRVRVAGLTVAEAEKAIKDAVSDRLDRLDALKREAAEAEGRTHKPFRYQLEVQVTRRVSASRGMHYVPNAANVWQRGNQSSWTPALTPTYDQPDEGTDSTPEPNRKRSRGYGGGGEYGGGAEYGGGGYGGEFGGTAKPKPNQGLGVPAKQRR; from the coding sequence ATGGCGACCGACGGCGAGTTGCTCATGCGATTCCGCCGACACGGCGACCAGGAGGCGTTCGCCCAAGTGGTCGAACGGCACCGGGCGATGATCTGGAGCGTTTGCACCCGGGTGCTGGTCCGCCAGGCCGACGCCGAGGACGCCTACCAAGCGACCCTGCTGATCCTCGCCAAGAAAGCCGGCTCGATCCGAGCGAACGACTCGGCGGGGGGCTGGCTCTTCCGGGTCGCCCACAACGCGGCCCTCGGCGCCCTGCGGCGTCGGAAGGCGCTCCGTGAGACGTCGCTGGACCAGGCCTCGCACGAACCCGAAGCCGCGTTCCCCGATCTCGAGCAGAAGCAGCTCGTTGTCTCGCTGCTGGAAGAGCTGCGGGCGATGCCGACCAAGTACCAGACCGCGTTGGTGCTGCGTTACCTCGAAGGCCACAGCCGCCGCGAGATCGCCGCCGCTATGGACACGACCGTCGCCACCGTCGCCGGCCACCTGGTCCGGGGCCGGCGGATGCTCCGCTCGCGGCTGGCGCGGCGTGGGGTTTCGCTCGGCCTGGTGCTGGGGGCGCTGGGTGGCGCCTCGGTGGGGCACGCCGGAACGATCCATTCCGCCCCGCCCGCTTTCGGTCCCGCTTTGCTCTCCTCTGGCGCCTCGGCGACGGTCTCCTCACTAGTCAATCAAGGGGTACGAACGATGTTCTACACCAGTGTTCTCAAGCCCGCGGCCCTCGGCGCGGCAACGACCGTCGCGGCCGCTGCCTTGCTGCTTGCGCCGCCCGCCGGGGGCGCCGACGATCGGGCGGAGGCGACGCTCGCACTGGGCGCCGCGCTCGAAGAGGGCGGCGCCCAAGAGAACGACGACGGCGCGGCGGTTCGCTTGTCGTCTCAACCCGCCAAGAGTGATGCTTCTCGTGCCACCGCCGACCGGCCTGAGGTGACCGGAAAAGTCACTGCGACTTTCGAAGCGGTTGACTCCGAAGGGATGCGCAAAGCGTTCGCGAGCCAGAGAGCACGCTACGCCAAGCTTGCCGCTGAGGACGCCTTCCAAGACTACGAATCGGCGAGCTTCGAGGAGTTGTACTGGCAGCACCAGCATTGGGTGTATCGCCAGGACATGCTCGTCGACAGGATGAAGGCGTTAGATCGCAAAAGCAGGGAGCTTGCCAAGGGGGTCTCTCAGGGGAGCGTCCCTCGATCGGCCTACGAAGCCAATCAGACGCTCGTCCTGGAGAACCGAGCCGAAATTCCCCTCGCCAAGGCGAAGATCGCCGAGCACGAGCGGTTGCTCAAGCAGGCGGCGCTGCGGGAGGTCGCGGGCCAGGAGAAAGCGGCTGACAATCAGGCGGCGTCGGCGGGACGGGGACGTGGCCGCCGGCCCGACGCCCGTGATGACACGCCAGTTGAGATTTTCACGTCGGATGGCTTTGACGCGAGACGCGACCCTCGGGAGCGAGCCAACCCTTACACCAACCCGACGACACAACCGTACGGTGCGGGGAATCGAACGCCGGCATCCTTTGCCGCACCGACCACAGCGCCTCGTCAATCCGCATCGCCATCGGGCGAGATCCAACCGGGCGAGACGCTCAAGATCGAAGCCATCGACACGCTTAGTGGATCGGGGTTCTTCGACCACTTCGACGGTAGCAGGCGCTCAGGCGTATCCTTCTCGCGAGATTTTCAGGTTGATGGCAGCGGAGAGGTCGCGCTAGGGGCCCGCTTGGGGCGTGTGCGAGTCGCGGGCCTGACGGTCGCCGAGGCGGAGAAGGCGATCAAGGACGCGGTGTCGGATCGCCTGGACCGACTCGATGCGCTCAAACGTGAGGCGGCAGAGGCCGAGGGACGTACTCACAAGCCGTTTAGATACCAACTCGAGGTCCAAGTCACTCGACGCGTCTCCGCTTCACGTGGAATGCACTATGTCCCGAACGCAGCCAATGTCTGGCAACGGGGCAACCAGAGCAGTTGGACGCCCGCTCTCACACCAACTTATGACCAACCCGACGAAGGTACTGATTCGACGCCAGAACCGAACCGTAAGCGTAGTCGTGGGTACGGCGGAGGCGGCGAGTACGGGGGTGGCGCCGAGTACGGGGGGGGCGGCTACGGCGGCGAATTCGGCGGCACCGCCAAACCCAAGCCGAACCAGGGATTGGGTGTCCCCGCCAAGCAGCGGCGCTAG
- the wcaJ gene encoding UDP-glucose:undecaprenyl-phosphate glucose-1-phosphate transferase, whose translation MSTIHQGIATAPNALNAVHRLIDAVAIAVVSFAAASLTPVGGDAGHSLINEWLGVTAAAILAFHTISELTGVYRSWRGARLRGELGCLVLTWAYTVAALLGIGLMTAYNARFTYETKVGWILITPLAMVSLRVVLRMVQRRLHAEGWNTRRVAVCGANELGVQLARNLAATPTLGLKTVGFYDDRFRERRQGERRQEDLPIEDDCRRMSVPPERRLAADVASAERRVEIPEELGVVTGSVADLIAACRAGEIDTVYLTFPMRAENRLRKVLNRLADTTADVYLVPDFFVFELLHARLTNVGGLPAVSIHENPLFGIDGLLKRCFDFAAATVLLLLLSPVMLAVAAAVKLTSKGPIFFRQKRYGLDGREILVWKFRSMRTDLCQNGDAGTKVQQATQGDPRITPVGAFIRKTSLDELPQLFNVIGGSMSLVGPRPHATAHNEEYRTLIDGYMLRHKVKPGITGLAQVMGFRGETDTLEKMEGRIHFDHEYIRTWSFTMDVEILFRTVWVVAGQKNAY comes from the coding sequence ATGTCGACCATCCATCAAGGCATCGCCACCGCCCCGAACGCGCTGAACGCGGTGCACCGGCTTATCGACGCCGTGGCGATCGCGGTTGTTTCGTTCGCGGCGGCGAGTCTCACGCCCGTCGGCGGCGACGCGGGGCACTCGCTCATCAACGAGTGGCTGGGCGTCACCGCGGCGGCCATCCTCGCCTTCCACACGATCAGCGAGCTGACCGGTGTCTACCGGAGCTGGCGCGGCGCCCGACTCCGAGGCGAGCTCGGCTGCCTGGTGCTCACCTGGGCTTACACGGTGGCGGCCCTCTTGGGCATCGGCCTCATGACCGCCTACAACGCCCGCTTCACCTACGAAACCAAAGTCGGCTGGATCCTCATCACCCCGCTCGCGATGGTCTCGCTCAGGGTCGTGCTGAGGATGGTTCAGCGACGGCTCCACGCCGAAGGGTGGAACACACGCCGGGTCGCTGTCTGCGGCGCCAACGAGCTCGGGGTGCAGCTAGCGCGGAACCTGGCCGCCACGCCCACCCTGGGCCTCAAGACGGTCGGCTTCTACGACGATCGCTTCCGCGAACGCCGGCAGGGCGAACGCCGCCAGGAAGACTTGCCGATCGAAGACGACTGCCGACGCATGTCGGTCCCCCCCGAACGTCGCCTGGCGGCCGACGTCGCCTCCGCCGAGCGGCGCGTCGAGATCCCCGAGGAGCTGGGGGTCGTCACCGGCAGCGTGGCCGACCTGATCGCCGCCTGCCGCGCCGGCGAGATCGACACGGTCTACCTCACCTTCCCGATGCGGGCCGAGAACCGGTTGCGAAAAGTGCTCAACCGCCTGGCCGACACGACGGCCGACGTCTACCTCGTGCCCGACTTCTTCGTCTTCGAATTGCTCCACGCCCGCCTGACCAACGTCGGCGGCCTGCCGGCGGTGAGCATCCACGAGAACCCGCTGTTCGGCATCGATGGCTTGCTGAAGCGCTGCTTCGACTTCGCCGCCGCCACCGTTCTGCTGCTCCTGCTGAGCCCCGTCATGCTGGCGGTCGCCGCCGCGGTGAAGCTGACCAGCAAGGGCCCGATCTTCTTCCGCCAGAAGCGTTACGGCCTCGACGGGCGTGAGATCCTCGTCTGGAAGTTCCGCAGCATGCGGACCGATCTCTGCCAGAACGGCGATGCGGGCACGAAGGTCCAGCAAGCGACCCAGGGCGACCCTCGCATCACGCCGGTCGGGGCGTTCATCCGCAAAACGAGTCTCGACGAGCTGCCGCAGCTCTTCAACGTGATCGGCGGCTCGATGAGCCTGGTCGGCCCCCGCCCCCACGCGACCGCCCACAACGAGGAGTACCGCACCCTCATCGACGGCTACATGCTCCGCCACAAGGTGAAGCCGGGCATCACCGGCCTGGCGCAGGTGATGGGCTTCCGCGGCGAGACCGACACGCTGGAGAAGATGGAGGGCCGCATCCACTTCGACCACGAGTACATCCGCACGTGGAGTTTCACCATGGACGTGGAGATCCTGTTCCGCACCGTGTGGGTCGTCGCCGGGCAGAAGAACGCGTACTAG